One genomic segment of Bacteroidota bacterium includes these proteins:
- a CDS encoding HAMP domain-containing protein, whose product MKIQIKIVVLLLVIFITYTLIFSAFVYFSISQYSFADFYKRLEIRAATTAKVELDFQKNTASIKELKSEYLEKLTNEQDHIFEITSTTSLDKEAANTKVPVSFIKEIIANGTGNYQKGNTFFAGIKYKSGEKEYAVIVSAENYYNTHHIAYLRNVLITLILVSVLFILLASFWVTKKIIKPIQQITNKVKKIGSENLSLRLSLPSQNDEFANLARTFNDMLDRLQTSFETQNNFVSNASHEFNTPLTSIIGQADVTLSKSRSQEEYVESLTIILHEAEKLDKKVQALLFLAQTGFNGKSQKFDKVRIDQLILDVKLTIEKLYPVSKIHIDFSLLPETPEKLKVKGNEQLLHLALTNVVGNACKYSRNQLVTVSLGATADKIIVAVKDNGIGIPENELQYIYDPFFRASNTKQFEGYGIGLPLARNIIKIHSGDINVYSLHSQGTTVEIKLPLGNFSI is encoded by the coding sequence ATGAAAATACAAATTAAAATAGTTGTGCTGTTGTTGGTTATATTTATAACCTATACACTTATTTTTAGTGCGTTTGTTTATTTTTCTATCTCGCAATATTCATTTGCTGATTTTTATAAACGGCTTGAGATACGGGCTGCAACCACAGCCAAAGTTGAGTTGGATTTTCAGAAAAATACAGCTTCAATTAAAGAATTAAAAAGCGAGTATTTAGAGAAACTAACCAATGAACAAGATCATATTTTCGAAATTACCTCAACCACTTCATTAGATAAAGAAGCTGCAAATACTAAAGTTCCCGTGTCGTTTATAAAAGAAATAATTGCAAACGGGACCGGTAACTATCAGAAGGGTAATACCTTTTTTGCAGGAATTAAATATAAATCAGGCGAAAAGGAATATGCTGTAATAGTATCGGCTGAAAACTATTACAATACTCACCATATAGCATACCTGCGCAATGTATTGATTACACTGATATTGGTGAGTGTGTTGTTTATTTTGCTGGCATCGTTTTGGGTAACTAAAAAGATTATTAAACCCATACAGCAAATAACCAATAAGGTTAAAAAAATAGGGTCGGAAAACCTGAGTTTGAGGTTGAGTTTGCCCAGTCAAAACGACGAGTTCGCCAACCTTGCCCGCACGTTTAATGACATGCTGGATAGATTGCAAACTTCGTTTGAAACCCAAAACAACTTTGTAAGTAACGCCTCACATGAGTTTAATACACCGCTTACCTCCATTATCGGGCAAGCGGATGTAACCTTATCAAAAAGCCGTAGTCAGGAAGAGTATGTAGAGTCGCTTACTATTATCTTACATGAGGCTGAGAAGCTGGATAAAAAGGTACAAGCTTTGTTGTTTTTGGCACAAACAGGGTTTAATGGTAAGTCGCAAAAGTTTGATAAGGTAAGGATAGACCAGCTTATTTTGGATGTTAAGCTTACCATTGAAAAGTTATATCCTGTCAGTAAAATCCACATCGATTTTAGTTTATTACCAGAGACTCCTGAAAAGTTGAAGGTGAAAGGAAATGAGCAGTTGCTGCACTTAGCTCTTACAAATGTTGTAGGCAATGCTTGTAAATATTCAAGAAATCAGCTTGTAACGGTTTCGTTAGGGGCTACTGCTGATAAGATAATTGTTGCAGTAAAGGATAACGGCATAGGCATACCTGAAAATGAGTTGCAGTACATTTACGACCCATTCTTCAGGGCTTCAAACACCAAGCAGTTTGAGGGGTACGGTATAGGGTTGCCGTTGGCACGCAATATTATCAAGATACACTCCGGCGATATCAATGTGTATTCATTGCATAGCCAGGGAACCACTGTCGAGATTAAATTGCCATTAGGTAATTTCAGTATTTAA